One window from the genome of Candidatus Binataceae bacterium encodes:
- the selD gene encoding selenide, water dikinase SelD: MPEDRDNNPARGELIRLTARCKAAGUAGKLGPEDLAAALSRFDPGSHPDLLVGITTGDDAGVFRLREDLAIVNTVDFFTPVVDDPYTYGQISAANSLSDIYAMGGVPKTALNIVCWPQSGLPGEMLGEILRGGADKAREAGVVVVGGHSVADEEVKYGMAVTGVIDPRRIIRNVGARVGDALVLTKALGTGTLMTAFKRDRLAPEHYAAAVRSMSALNAEAASAMMRFEVHAATDITGFGFAGHAVKMADGSGVTLRVEESDLPLLPGALECCRAGMIPGGGQRNREFFGPRVRISDEVAAEMVEIAFDPQTSGGLLIALSERDALALLAALQAAGIADSEIVGRVVEQGPFAIELV, from the coding sequence ATGCCTGAAGACCGGGACAATAACCCGGCGCGTGGCGAGCTGATTCGGCTGACCGCGCGCTGCAAGGCGGCGGGTTGAGCCGGCAAGCTGGGTCCGGAGGACCTCGCCGCCGCGCTTAGCCGCTTCGATCCGGGAAGCCATCCCGATCTGCTCGTCGGTATCACCACCGGCGACGACGCCGGCGTGTTTCGCCTGCGCGAAGATCTGGCCATCGTCAACACGGTCGATTTCTTCACCCCTGTGGTGGACGACCCGTACACCTACGGCCAGATCTCTGCTGCCAATTCGCTCTCGGACATCTATGCGATGGGCGGGGTGCCGAAAACCGCGCTCAATATCGTGTGCTGGCCGCAATCGGGGCTGCCAGGCGAGATGCTCGGCGAGATTCTGCGCGGTGGGGCGGACAAAGCGCGCGAGGCGGGCGTCGTGGTTGTCGGAGGCCACAGCGTCGCCGACGAGGAGGTGAAGTACGGGATGGCGGTGACCGGCGTGATCGATCCACGCCGGATAATCCGCAACGTCGGCGCGCGCGTCGGCGACGCGCTGGTGCTGACCAAAGCCCTGGGCACGGGGACCCTGATGACCGCGTTCAAGCGCGACCGGCTCGCGCCCGAGCACTACGCGGCGGCCGTGCGTTCGATGAGCGCGCTCAACGCGGAAGCGGCAAGTGCGATGATGCGGTTCGAAGTTCACGCGGCGACCGATATCACGGGCTTCGGCTTCGCCGGCCACGCCGTCAAGATGGCCGATGGCAGCGGTGTGACGCTGCGGGTCGAGGAGTCCGATCTGCCGCTGTTGCCGGGAGCGCTCGAATGCTGCCGGGCGGGAATGATCCCCGGCGGCGGGCAGCGCAATCGCGAATTCTTCGGCCCGCGCGTGCGAATCTCGGACGAAGTGGCGGCCGAGATGGTAGAGATCGCTTTCGACCCGCAAACCTCGGGCGGCCTGCTGATCGCGCTGTCCGAGCGCGACGCGCTGGCGCTGCTTGCCGCGCTCCAGGCTGCCGGCATCGCTGACAGCGAGATCGTCGGCCGCGTGGTCGAGCAGGGCCCGTTCGCGATCGAACTGGTTTGA
- the gor gene encoding glutathione-disulfide reductase, with translation MYDFDLFTIGGGSGGVRASRMAAAHGAKVAIAEERYLGGTCVNVGCIPKKLLVYASEFGEAFDDAAGFGWTVGERRFDWATLIANKNREIARLNGVYERLLTEAGVRIMRARATVVDPHTVAVGGRHFSTRYIVVATGGWPTKPAMPGVEHAITSNEAFFLPALPPRIILVGGGYIALEFAGIFHGLGAQVTIIHRGELFLRGFDDDVRRALAVEMSKRGVELRFNRQVAAIQKASRGFDVALDDGARVEADLIMFATGRAPNTRGIGLEQAQVALDGEGAVRVDSYSRSSVPSIYAIGDCTNRKQLTPVAIAEGRAVAETLFNNNPMRPDYENVPSAVFSQPAIGTVGLTEAQARQRYGEVDAYRTGFRPLKHTLSGRDEQCFMKLVVERAGGRVVGAHMMGAEAGEIIQGLAIALRCGATKAQFDATIGIHPTAAEEFVTMRTKS, from the coding sequence ATGTACGATTTTGATCTGTTCACGATAGGTGGCGGCTCGGGCGGTGTGCGTGCGAGCCGGATGGCGGCGGCGCACGGCGCAAAGGTGGCGATCGCGGAGGAGCGCTATCTGGGCGGCACCTGCGTCAACGTCGGATGCATCCCGAAAAAGCTCCTGGTTTACGCCTCCGAGTTCGGCGAGGCGTTCGACGACGCCGCCGGCTTCGGCTGGACCGTGGGCGAGCGCCGCTTCGACTGGGCCACGCTCATCGCCAACAAGAACCGTGAGATCGCGCGGCTCAACGGCGTTTACGAGCGGCTGCTGACCGAGGCCGGCGTGCGGATCATGCGGGCACGCGCGACCGTCGTTGATCCGCACACCGTGGCGGTCGGTGGCCGGCACTTCTCGACGCGCTACATTGTGGTCGCGACCGGCGGATGGCCGACCAAGCCGGCGATGCCCGGCGTCGAGCACGCGATCACCTCGAACGAAGCATTTTTCCTGCCCGCCTTGCCGCCGCGGATAATTCTTGTCGGCGGCGGCTATATCGCGCTTGAGTTCGCGGGCATCTTCCACGGACTTGGCGCTCAGGTGACCATCATCCATCGCGGGGAGTTGTTCTTGCGCGGCTTCGATGACGACGTGCGCCGCGCGCTGGCGGTTGAGATGAGCAAGCGGGGCGTCGAACTGCGCTTCAACCGCCAGGTGGCGGCGATCCAGAAGGCGAGTCGCGGCTTTGATGTTGCGCTCGACGACGGCGCGCGAGTCGAGGCCGACCTAATCATGTTCGCAACCGGGCGTGCGCCCAACACGCGTGGCATCGGTCTCGAGCAGGCGCAGGTTGCGCTTGACGGCGAGGGTGCGGTGCGCGTCGATTCCTACTCGCGTTCGTCGGTGCCCAGCATCTACGCGATCGGCGATTGCACCAATCGCAAGCAGCTGACGCCGGTAGCGATCGCTGAAGGTCGCGCCGTCGCCGAGACGTTGTTCAACAACAACCCGATGCGCCCGGATTACGAGAACGTTCCCTCGGCGGTGTTCAGCCAGCCCGCGATCGGCACCGTGGGCCTGACCGAGGCCCAGGCGCGCCAGCGCTACGGCGAAGTTGACGCCTACCGCACCGGGTTCCGGCCGCTCAAACATACGCTCAGCGGCAGGGACGAGCAGTGCTTCATGAAGCTGGTGGTCGAGCGCGCCGGCGGCCGCGTGGTGGGGGCGCACATGATGGGCGCCGAGGCGGGCGAGATCATCCAGGGGCTGGCGATCGCGCTCAGGTGCGGTGCGACCAAGGCGCAGTTCGACGCGACGATTGGAATCCATCCGACCGCCGCCGAAGAGTTCGTCACGATGCGGACCAAATCGTGA
- a CDS encoding DNA-binding domain-containing protein — protein MPAGDDLKNLQALLYRLITAPGGVAEGLAAERESRPGALGELDDVIVGDERLGAVGRLEIYANAYFYRILDCLKEDFPATLAVVGADNFHNLITGYLVEHPPTEPSIFYAGRYLADFLATHPMRARWPYAAQLARLERTLVEIFHAADAPALSAEAIRAIAPTQWPALALRRHPASAILDCQWRVDELRRDIDEGRRLNEPAHAPASVLVWRRNGLVHYRALEAGERAALTLAAEGASFAAMCEAVAAAAEGDDAVGLINRLLGRWLADGLFSAA, from the coding sequence ATGCCGGCTGGCGATGATCTCAAAAACCTCCAGGCGCTGCTCTATCGACTGATCACGGCGCCCGGCGGCGTCGCTGAGGGTCTGGCGGCCGAACGCGAGTCGAGGCCGGGCGCGCTTGGCGAGCTGGACGACGTGATCGTCGGCGATGAGCGTCTCGGCGCCGTCGGACGGCTGGAAATTTACGCCAACGCCTACTTCTACCGCATCCTCGACTGCCTCAAGGAGGACTTCCCGGCCACGCTCGCCGTGGTCGGCGCCGACAACTTTCACAACCTCATCACAGGCTACCTGGTCGAGCATCCGCCGACCGAACCGTCGATCTTTTACGCGGGGCGCTACCTCGCCGACTTTCTCGCCACCCATCCGATGCGCGCGCGATGGCCGTACGCCGCGCAGCTTGCCCGCCTGGAGCGGACGCTGGTCGAGATTTTTCACGCCGCCGACGCGCCAGCGCTGAGCGCCGAAGCGATACGCGCGATTGCGCCCACGCAATGGCCTGCGCTCGCGCTTCGGCGCCATCCGGCAAGCGCGATCCTCGATTGTCAATGGCGCGTTGACGAGTTGCGGCGCGATATCGACGAAGGCCGCAGGCTGAATGAGCCGGCACACGCACCGGCGAGCGTGTTGGTGTGGCGGCGGAACGGCCTGGTGCACTACCGTGCGCTCGAAGCCGGCGAGCGCGCGGCACTCACACTTGCCGCGGAGGGTGCGAGCTTTGCGGCCATGTGCGAGGCGGTAGCCGCCGCGGCGGAGGGAGATGACGCGGTTGGGCTCATCAATCGCCTGCTCGGGCGATGGCTTGCCGACGGCCTGTTCTCAGCCGCCTGA
- a CDS encoding glutathione S-transferase family protein yields the protein MGMLVDGRWRSDDIRGTGGPHFVRPQTTFRNWVTADGRPGPSGVGGFKAEPGRYHLYVSLACPWAHRTLIVRKLKRLDSVISVSVVDPLMGEHGWAFGAPDGSLMPGATRDAINGARYLHETYTRARPDYTGRVTVPVLWDRAGATIVNNESSEIIRMLNSAFDAFGDATVDLYPVPLRAEIDALNQTVYDTVNNGVYKCGFARSQEAYEAVFASLFETLDRLERRLARSRYLFGVRSTEADWRLFTTLVRFDAVYYSHFKCNLRRIVDYPNLWGYTRDLYQIPGIAETVSLAHIKRHYYASHAFLNPTRIVPMGPAIDFQAPHDRARLGELAVAAGR from the coding sequence ATGGGAATGCTGGTCGACGGCCGATGGCGAAGCGACGATATCCGGGGGACCGGCGGCCCGCATTTCGTTCGCCCGCAAACCACCTTCCGCAATTGGGTCACCGCCGACGGCCGCCCGGGGCCGAGCGGCGTGGGCGGCTTCAAGGCCGAGCCCGGCCGCTATCATCTGTACGTCTCGCTGGCCTGTCCATGGGCGCACCGCACGCTCATCGTGCGCAAGCTCAAGCGGCTCGACAGCGTGATTTCGGTTTCGGTGGTCGATCCGCTGATGGGCGAGCACGGATGGGCGTTCGGCGCGCCCGACGGCTCGCTGATGCCGGGCGCGACGCGCGACGCGATCAACGGTGCGCGCTATTTGCACGAGACCTACACGCGGGCGCGCCCGGACTACACCGGTCGGGTTACGGTGCCGGTGCTGTGGGATCGCGCAGGAGCGACGATCGTCAACAATGAGTCGTCCGAGATCATCCGGATGCTGAATTCGGCGTTCGACGCCTTCGGCGACGCGACGGTCGATCTCTATCCGGTACCGCTGCGTGCGGAAATCGACGCGCTCAACCAGACCGTGTATGACACGGTAAATAACGGCGTGTACAAGTGCGGCTTCGCGCGCAGCCAGGAAGCATACGAGGCGGTCTTCGCGTCGCTGTTCGAAACGCTCGACCGGCTGGAGCGGCGGCTTGCGCGTTCGCGCTACCTCTTTGGCGTGCGGAGCACCGAGGCCGACTGGCGATTGTTCACCACGCTGGTGCGCTTCGACGCGGTTTACTACAGCCACTTCAAGTGCAACCTCCGGCGCATCGTCGATTATCCAAACCTGTGGGGCTATACGCGCGACCTTTACCAGATCCCCGGTATTGCTGAGACGGTCAGCCTCGCGCACATCAAACGCCACTACTACGCCAGTCACGCCTTCCTCAATCCGACCCGGATTGTGCCGATGGGTCCGGCGATCGATTTCCAGGCGCCCCACGACCGCGCCCGGCTCGGCGAGCTGGCGGTAGCGGCTGGCCGATAG
- a CDS encoding SDR family NAD(P)-dependent oxidoreductase produces the protein MRFKDQVALVTGAGRGIGKAIALALAREGADIGLAEIDEQTAQATADEIRAMGRRAFFKLADIGDCAQAQGWVAEAASELGRVDIMINNAGVAKGQPFLEISPENWENHLRVHLFGTFYCSQAAARAMAPRKYGRIVSMASVAGLMGPLDLAPYGAAKAGIIGLTRAMALELADYGITANAIAPGPIDTEMVRAAWSREAYEERANHSPINRFGSVDEVARLATFLASPESSYISGAVMVIDGGATAAGSYMVEKYRRRKAAARK, from the coding sequence ATGCGATTCAAGGATCAGGTCGCGCTGGTGACCGGCGCGGGACGCGGGATCGGCAAGGCAATCGCGCTCGCTTTGGCACGCGAAGGCGCCGATATCGGGCTTGCGGAGATTGACGAACAAACGGCACAGGCAACTGCTGATGAAATCCGCGCGATGGGACGGCGTGCGTTCTTCAAGCTTGCGGATATCGGCGACTGCGCGCAGGCGCAGGGATGGGTGGCTGAAGCGGCGAGCGAGCTGGGCCGGGTCGATATTATGATCAACAACGCCGGCGTCGCCAAGGGACAGCCGTTCCTCGAAATCTCGCCCGAGAATTGGGAGAACCATCTGCGCGTCCATCTATTCGGCACGTTTTACTGTTCACAAGCGGCAGCCCGCGCGATGGCGCCGCGAAAGTACGGGCGGATCGTGTCGATGGCTTCGGTGGCGGGCCTCATGGGGCCCCTCGACCTTGCGCCGTACGGCGCCGCCAAGGCCGGAATAATCGGGCTGACGCGCGCGATGGCGCTCGAGCTTGCGGATTACGGGATCACGGCCAACGCGATTGCGCCGGGGCCGATCGACACCGAGATGGTCCGCGCCGCGTGGTCCCGGGAGGCCTACGAGGAGCGCGCCAATCATTCGCCGATAAATCGCTTCGGCAGCGTCGATGAGGTCGCGCGCCTGGCGACGTTCCTCGCTTCCCCGGAATCGTCCTATATTTCGGGCGCGGTGATGGTGATCGACGGTGGCGCGACGGCGGCGGGCTCCTACATGGTCGAAAAGTATCGCCGGCGCAAGGCTGCGGCGCGCAAGTAA